A region of the Bacteroidia bacterium genome:
TATGCTAATGGCAAGAATATCTAGATAGTCTTTTACACTATATATCCATTCTTTAGTCAATCGGCTACCATTTGTTACGACACTTGTTTCTTTAAAACCCTCCTCTTTGGCTACTTTAATCAACTTAGGCAAATGTGCAACTAATAGAGGTTCACCCCCTGCGAAATTAATTTTTTTAAAGTATTTGCTCTTAGCTAGTAAAGAAATCAACTTTATTTGTTCTGAAAGAGAAAGAGGCTTCTCTCGAATATCATTAAAAGTAGCATAGCAGTATTGACATTGGTAATTGCAGGCTTTTATTAAATGATAATTTACTGTGGCTATCATACGCATTGAGAGGTTTAATAACAAAATTCAATGCGTATGCCAAAACACAACTCATTAAATATGAATTATTTACATTAAGACTTGTAAGAACTAGAAAGGAATTTTTGGGAAAAACAGGAAATTATTTACCTTGCTTTCCGTATTGCTCTATTAAGTCCCTAATAACGACTGAAGCACATGCGCCTCCAAAAGCCGCAGGTAGGTAAGATATTGTGCCGTAAGCTGATTTTTTGAAACGACTTTGAGTATACATTAGCGAGTGTGCAATAACTTTTTCCGTAGAAAACACGGCTTTTATACCTGTGTAAATTTTGTACTTTTTTAACCTTTTACGCACATAACGAGCTAATTTGCAGGTATGTGTTTGAGAAATATCTACAATTTTAAGTTGAGTAGGGTCTAGTTTTCCGCCTGCACCCATAGAGCTAACCACGCGTGTACCTGTTTGATAACAAAGGACTAGCATTTGTATTTTAGGACTTATGCTATCAATTGCATCTACTGCATAATCAAAAGATTGAGATGAGAGTAGGCTTTTCATATCGTCA
Encoded here:
- a CDS encoding tRNA threonylcarbamoyladenosine dehydratase → MDISWLSRTALIVGNEVLEKLTQSKVLIVGMGGVGSFAAEFIVRAGIGNVTIVDGDVVEPSNRNRQLPALATTEGQYKVEVMKERLLAINPELNITAINHFMTPDDMKSLLSSQSFDYAVDAIDSISPKIQMLVLCYQTGTRVVSSMGAGGKLDPTQLKIVDISQTHTCKLARYVRKRLKKYKIYTGIKAVFSTEKVIAHSLMYTQSRFKKSAYGTISYLPAAFGGACASVVIRDLIEQYGKQGK